In Brassica napus cultivar Da-Ae chromosome C2, Da-Ae, whole genome shotgun sequence, the sequence attttattccTAATAGGAATAGGAAATAATACTTATCCTAAATACATATGggaaaagataaacattaagtATAGATAAATGTAAACTCTCATTCGCCTAAGTCATTAGCGAATGGTCCGGATGGATAGCTGATGGGCCGGACGATTTAGACCTAATATGGGTCGATCACCGTTtggtttataacaaaaatataattttcgaGTACTGGTTAACCAATTTTCCATATTCCCAGTATTGGTTAACTAATTTTCGAGTATTGGTCTATTGGGAGAATTAAACCGCCACTTTGCCTTTTAGAGCCAATTTTCCATATTCCCCATTCTCGAATGTTGTCGAATCGTTGAGAGTTgagaaataatattattatattatggtATATTGATTAAAACACATCATTAGCAATTgaaaaatacaagaaaaaaaatcatttcgcTTCCACACAAAATCACAAATCTTTTTTGGTTTTCAATAGTTCagtataaatttttgttatataaatgTTGTATTACTGATTCAACAGTTACAATAAGAGCAAAATCCAACAAACGACTTTTTAGCAAAAGCAAGAATGACAAAACCATGCATGTCACAGTACTTTAAATCCCCATTCACAAGAGAagttttttactttggtttcTTTCTCTAGTTCTAAAACTTAAGATATTATTAGGCCATGAAATACGCGAAATATTATGCAATTCATTTTCTTATTAGAGATATAAATCAAAGCAAACTCCTTTACTCTTTGATCCCAGAAGGCTCTCCGACCGTGTTCTCCATACGAGAAAACCATTCACCTATGCGCGTGTTGTCCACCATATCCTTACCTGATCTAAGGTACCTTATAGGCCTCAAGACACCAAATACTGCGAGATCGGCTAAGTTTGGTCTTGACCCACCTGTAAATAAATGCTACAATTATGGACCAATCAAGAAAGTGAGGACTATGAATTTGCGTTGTAAAGTTGGATATACCGAGGAATGGACGCCCATTCAAGGCATCGACCCATGTCTCAGCAGCATCATAAAGAGCTGCACGTTCATCTGTTATGTTATATttcttcttcagtttctttGACACAAAGTACATTGCCGTTGCTCCTGCATACTTTGCCACTAATCTTTCCGTGAAACTGAAATTTCCTATAATTATCCAGGGAAAAGGCAATATATTAGGACTTAGACAAGATGTACACTCCTACATAAGCTGTACGATTATATAAAAACAGGAATCCCAAGAACTCATCCGGTTATAACATACTGACCAATACCTATAATCCAAAAggatataaatacaaaaagagCAAGCAAACAAGACTGTAAGTCTGTAACCATACCATGGGTGGTGATGTAGTCAAAGGACTCTAGAGCCTCTGAAGTACTCCTGTATATGTTTGGTGACAAAATATGCACAAGGTGATTGTCTACCCACCTATCAAAGGTAAATTCATTATCAGCTGCAGGTACCTATAACAAGAAACCAGCATTGGTCaccaaaaattagaaagaaaaagaatcaTACTTGCGCCATATTgtctcttcatcatcttcagacTTTGAAATTCCAGGGTGCATCCTTTGGAATAAGCTATCGATTATCACTGCACAATAGAAACAAAGATTACTCAACAGAGCAAGCATGTGTGTGGCCTGGAAAGAAGAATACAGGATGGGCACAAACCTGAAGAATCAACCAACTGTTCACCGTCAACAGTAAGGATTGGTACCTTCTTGTAATCAGACCATTTGATTTCTTTCTTAAACAAGGGGTTCACTTCAACAATCTTGTATGGAATCTTGTTGAAATCCAAGAAGGCTACAGAGAATAACCAATACATCAATGAATCCGTGAAAAGAAGACGAGAACCCATGAAACTGGATCGGGATCTAAACATTACCTTTGACCTTATTGCAGAAAGGGCAAGCCTCGTACTGATACAGAACCACCTCTTTAGGGTTGAATTTATGGGACATCTCCTTGGCGTGGACTTCCTGACCAAGGGACGATGCGGCGGCGGcagaaaagaaaacaatccCAGCGATTCCCCCGGCAAAAGACGGCGTGGGTAGACCACCAAATCTCGGGGACGGAGGCTCCCAAGAAGGAATCGTGGTCATCATCGCTGTGGTATGAGCGAGCCGTGGATGGACGGCGACGGAGGATGAGATAGTGCGCGCAGCGAGTCCGGTAACTCTCCTCATAGCTCCTGGGGGAAAATGAGATGAGATCTTTGATTGTTCGCTTTGGAGGCGGTTTATTCAACCAAAtgggtttttagggttttagatgtGTCCACGATCCAGCCTTTCAGATTATTCGTTTCTTTGTATGCTTTGCAAAtatacatctatatatataactagGATAGACCCGCCCATGTATCAAAAACAATATCTAGTTTATTCcaaatttgttaaaattatctaaaaatgtatttattattcggttttgttatttttattaaaaatcatatgtttATCTAGATATTGAAGAGATTTCACTTTTATTATGTACTTATTCTACGTTTCTCAATACAATACTAGTATTATTCAGATTTGCggtttattttttacattctaTTTAAAAtctactattattttaaattatgtacAAAGTAAACTTTACCTATCATCTTTAATCAACTTAAGTCATAACATATTACTCTTTAaagatttacatattttaaaattataaaataaaccatATCATCCAAAAtagttaggatttttttttgtcacaagtTAGgacttttttgaaaaaatattgttgtttaGTTTTCAAGCTATAATTAgtaattatcttatttttaatttccttttgtaatataattttttacactggttttactatatataattatggttatgaaCTTAATTTAGCGATTAATAATTGAATTTACTGTTAACCAATTTAAAATATGGTTAGGATTTGGAAATGGCGGAAATGAGTATAATAACATTAGGATGACTTAACAACTTTAGGAACAAACATGAAGATTTGGACCTTTGTTGTGAGGATCCATAAGAAAAATTACAAgagatgaatatatatatataatatgtaaagaCTTTTCGATGAGGACACTAAGAAGCATTTTGCAGTTGCACATGTGAGAAACAGAAAGCAAACAATATCCGAAATTAAATGTGTTTGAATAGAAAAATAGGAATTGAGACACCCCTAGAACTGTTTAGTAATAGAAATGACTAAACGGTGATTGACAGATACACTCAATTAACTTATAGGAAAAAGAAGGGTAAAAAGCTCTTGAGAATACAGATGTATGTATTAGTTGTAGGAATAACAAAAGCCTAAACCTCTTGCCATAAATATCAAATTCATTTTATTGAAAGAgctttgtttatgttttattaaaattacatatatagtagttattttttaatgagaccatatatttatataaatttttattcttGTTATTTTAGcaaatttattgtatttattcatttgtcgagtattaatttatatcatttctactatatttagaaattattatttttcattattttgtgtCATTAAAATGAATCTCtagattgaatatttttataacaaacatTATCGGATAAAGCAAGAACTTCATTGACTGTACCATCGAATTTGTTAAGTAAATACATTTCAAGCTGAACCAGACTTATAATTGAGTATGAACAATTGCTTCGGTTTTGAACTGGTTTGGTTTAGGtcttaaattaaacaaaaaatgtatgttttatttcaaattaaaacaaagcGACCAAACTAATTCAAGAACAAACTCCCAAATACTTTAAAGAAACTATAATCTGAAAATTCATTTTAACATATGAATGGATCATCCACATTATTGTCGCTGCAATACATATACATCCCAAGTTGCTGAGCATAACATTCAGACTCAAGAAGATCTCTCACACCTCAAAGTCTCAAACCAATTCTTGGTTTGTGATGTTATTAACGTTTTGTCTCAGAAAGTATGTTAGTTGTagcaaaaaaatagaagagaaTTACTTCTGTAATAATGCGAGTGATAAATGAGTCTTCAGAAGTTGAGACCTTCCAAACAGTCCAGAAGTTTCACTTAGAGTCAACAAAGTCTCTATACTCACTGAAtctcataaaataattttttactgGATATAGAAACATAGGCTCAAAAGAACAAAATAAGGAAAGCAAAActtttattacaaaatagaCGTGGTCACTTTAGGAAGCATATAAGAAATCATAGTTCTCTTCTTCTGCAGTGTCTGCTTCATCACCTTTGAAGGCACCTGCAACAACCACCTCTCTACTTTGTCTCCCTGCATTCGGAAACTCTATCTTAGATCAGATGTCGTTGTCACTGAGTGGTTCCGTTTCTGACGGTATTGATGTTTTTGAATATGTGTTAGAAACCGGATTCTCTCAGAAACGAAGAACATGTGTTTAATGTTAGGATGTCACGTACGTTATACCTGTCGAAAACATGTGTATAAACATACAAAAGGAAAGACATCCAAAGATTCACATCAGAAATATAAGCAAACATCAAATTGTTAAACAACtacagttttaaaaaaatttcaattcaaCTTAGATAAACATTCTTACATAATGTTTTTACAACGGAACCTCTTATGCAATCTTGGAAGGAATCAACAGAACTAAAAATGAATTGCTTGGCGATAAGGTTCTTTGAGAGTGAAGCGAGTCATGCTATTTATTATGTTGTGAGGAACAACTTACTATGTATCTTCGTAGAAAAGTTTCAAGAGCTTCATCCTCAATACATATGACTTGGCAACAATGATCATGTTGGAAACTTTCAATAGATTTTCACGTGTCCTGACATTTTCCAAAATTGGTGATACATATGCATTTTCAATAGATCATCTGACATGCCTGAAAGATTAAAAAGtatatcaatttagaattgTCATGATAATGATCAtcccaaacaaaagaaaaacaaaaatttagacCTGAGTCGTCCACCATTAACCCGATGAACAGTAATGGGTAAGAAAGAGAGAGCTCACAACCAATATTTTGGATTAACCCATCGATGTTCTTGGTTACATCTTTCTCCGCCGCAGTCCTTGTACAGCATCACCAAATACCTGAGAGAGTCTCCAATACAAAGGCGACAAAGTTTCAACCTCGTCACCACCGTTcattctctcctctctctatctctctcgctCTCAGACACTCCCTTGCCTCTCGGATACAATCTAAAAATGAATAAGCAGAGCAATAGTTAAACATGAGCAACCAGAAATAATCGGTGAGGAATGAATGATATGAGTTTCGATGGAGTGAGATAACCTATTTATAGTGGATGATTCACACAATAGCAATAATGGGGACGCATTGAATTACAAATCGTAAAAGACGACGATTGAATTCTAGTAACGTTCCCAGAATTTATTGGCCGGTGAGTTGGCAATCAATAGAAAGACACCTCCGCCAGGTTTGAATAGGCTATCGCCGGAAACAATGGTTTCATGTATTAGAGATGAAAGGTCTAAGCTATGGAGTTCCTAAGCAATTCATCAGCTACGCGTAATTATCAATacgaagagaagagaaaaatggTAGACATTAGTAATGTGAGACCTATTAAAGTTCAATAAGAAGAAAGAAGCCCAAGAACAACAATATTACCAAGCCCATATGTGCTTAGGTTGTGAAATATTATGAAACAGAGTATTAATAAAAGGACACGTGTCAGCTCCATAATACACGAATTTCTGACCTGTAATCCTAGGTGGACACCTTAGGAGAGAAACAAAgcctcttttatatataaagaagtttgttttttcccttcttatgacatgtggaagggGGGTTTGTTACATgtgtcctcttttttttttgtatttaaattcttcttcttttaaaatattgCAAATTTTTCCATCAATTTCTAATTGTGTATTATCTAATCTTTCTCACACTTATTGGTctctaaaattcaagaaataaataaaataatataaatatattttacatactTAATTTATTCACACCTAAAAATAGCAAGacttttcatcattttattatttttactaattttattattttatttacaaattatatttatttcactattagtatcataagataatcaaattaagaataagaaattAGACGACCAACGCATAAACTAAGAAAGCAGACCAAAGGGAGAATAATAATCGAAAGACAAAAGCCACCAAAAAGCAGGAAAATATATGCCTAAAACACCGGAATCACAACCAATAGCTAAAAAGTAAGaaacacctcacaaactaaacaagaacatACAAGACAACATGCAACtgaaaaaccacaaagctctgtaTAGAaaggaccaaagctccaagagactaactccgcacacctataccaaggaaaacatggaaagaaaagaaacaacttgagagAAGGAGAATGGAAGAGAACCACCAAAAACTCAGAGACtaaacttgagaccagaaataaccttccaagcctacatagcatacacgaacgaaaatattatccaaatctcgagtggcaaacatggtgaaagtgagagccaccagagatgcAATGAAAGCTGCAAAGAGATGCAAGAATAGAGAGGGAAAGGGAGACAGAGCGAAATCAGAAAACTATGGAAccgtcctcgagctatgaaagagagcatagaagtcagaacaccaaaaactagatcttgaaaaccaaaacgagcagagactattgacggtaagccaacgacgaggagtacaaaatcaaagacgaataaactctgacccaaccaaggagatgcagttcctaacatcagctgaaatctaaggaagaagaggagcagtcAATATTGACTGGAACAGCCTACAATGCCTTGGGAAGCAACGAAcaactgaaaactcataaacccgatctgcaacaaataccatataatctcataggtgaagaaggcaagaagaacaagagaaaaatgtgagtcttttttcggtgatggtgagaagcaccgcacaccagaaatataacgaaatacatagacggtgagggctcaagtttaaaatatggggagagggcaaaaaacatcttaaaaattataattttcaaaaatatgaaaaaatatataatacaattttgacgaTGAAACCattaatcttagaatcaacaaatgcgtagacgcaaagttattgaaattcaatattagtTTACGTTAGAGGCTCATTTGACTACTAACAAgtactatacacacaacaacacattattaaaaaaaaaacacaaaatatattaacttatcacctactacataacacactaaaaatatcaaataatgatcttaacaaataaaaacgacaacataattacattatccaaaaaaaaaatcatgctcttggcaataataaaacaatattctgcgcgaagcgcggacaccccctagtttaaaatagttttgacccaaaaaaatatatatttaaaatagagCTTATTtgttaaataaccaaaaaagcAAAATTAGTTTCCTAGAGAGATGCTAGAGAGagataaaaacagaaaaatggaaaaagagtgtgtttttttgttacttattcaattttgttttttttttatgtcattGGGTGCAATTTCcctttaaaatatttaacattacTGTTTTTATCTTGACAACGATGGCTATAAACTATAGCGAAAGGCTAATTTCGACGGCACGTATCAATTTATCAAGTcattgtatttatttttgtctttGGAATAAGCTCAATTGAGAAATTAGGAAAAAAATCTTTACTTCCCTTAAATTATTCCATATGAATAGCAAACACTTGCCATTGTGTTGGcgtaaacaatattttcatcgGTTAAGAATTATTTGTTGCAAACACCACCTTTTTAACATTATAGGTCTTTATACACTTCATCACACAAATCAAAGCTTTACATCCTCTAAGTATGATAGACTTCATTAGATATCCATTGCTTTCATCATGCTGTCAGTTAACCTTTTTTAGTACAAAACCATCTCTATTCTGTAAAAACATCTTTTTTTCCATGTTCCATCCACAAAACACCACGTGATATCTATCATAGTTACATTCAGGGAGGGTACACTATCTTTTTGAGGTGGAATTAAATCCGTGACAacctttaaatattttatttgtatttcagtCCACAGCGCTTCTTCGATTTTAGTGACAAGTATTATCTTCGATGGatttccatttttattattataaacctttttatttat encodes:
- the LOC106418718 gene encoding prostaglandin E synthase 2 — encoded protein: MRRVTGLAARTISSSVAVHPRLAHTTAMMTTIPSWEPPSPRFGGLPTPSFAGGIAGIVFFSAAAASSLGQEVHAKEMSHKFNPKEVVLYQYEACPFCNKVKAFLDFNKIPYKIVEVNPLFKKEIKWSDYKKVPILTVDGEQLVDSSVIIDSLFQRMHPGISKSEDDEETIWRKWVDNHLVHILSPNIYRSTSEALESFDYITTHGNFSFTERLVAKYAGATAMYFVSKKLKKKYNITDERAALYDAAETWVDALNGRPFLGGSRPNLADLAVFGVLRPIRYLRSGKDMVDNTRIGEWFSRMENTVGEPSGIKE